In Candidatus Methanosphaera massiliense, the following are encoded in one genomic region:
- the acs gene encoding acetate--CoA ligase alpha subunit, which yields MKDLTGLFNPKSVAVVGASSQEEKVGYIITDNLKKCGFKGDIYPINTKADGELLGLPAYKSVLDIPGDVDLAVMSIPAKFMNSALEECGQKGIKNVIVITAGFKEVGGEGVKLEQEMAEIANKYDMNVQGPNCLGSIDTHTPMNASFAQMMPKPGNIAFVSQSGAMTVAILDWSISEGIGFSKVVSLGNKVDISEIDVIEQLADDENTDVILCYLEGISDGERFLEVMKRVTKIKPVVILKSGSSSAGARAVSSHTGALAGNDSTFDAAFENCGVMRARSMQDLFDYGSAFSNSDLPKGKRIAVITNAGGGGVLTADKIEDIGLELADLSDETIEKLQEVIPSEGSVQNPIDVLGDAAPQRYEDTLDIVLAEDDIDSVIIMACPTASYKPHEVGEAIVQAKKKSDKPIMVVNMGGPSFVEENKVLRDNHISTFVFPETAVKALGALERYETIRSEDQESCIDKITDVDKDKAARIIADAKAKGRDALLGSEAYQVADAYGISAAPIVLATTKEEAGEAAEQMGFPVVLKIASDKILHKTDIGGVVVNVTTKEEAEQTFEKIMANAKKAHPDVVPDGVEVQKMMPNGHEVLIGMLRDDQFGPIIGFGMGGVYVNLINDVCFKLGSGISDEVIDDQINSTKISKLLKGYRGEKPSDIDSVKDTLKRVTKLTLDFPEIKELDINPVFVYEEGSSALDIKIKL from the coding sequence ATGAAAGATCTTACTGGATTATTCAATCCAAAGTCTGTGGCCGTAGTAGGCGCATCAAGTCAAGAAGAGAAAGTAGGGTATATAATAACAGATAACCTCAAAAAATGTGGTTTTAAAGGAGATATATATCCAATTAACACGAAAGCAGATGGAGAGTTACTAGGATTACCAGCTTACAAATCAGTCTTGGATATTCCAGGAGACGTTGATTTAGCTGTAATGTCTATACCTGCAAAATTTATGAATTCTGCATTAGAAGAATGTGGACAAAAAGGAATTAAAAATGTTATTGTAATTACTGCAGGATTTAAAGAAGTAGGCGGAGAAGGAGTAAAACTTGAACAAGAAATGGCAGAAATTGCTAATAAGTATGATATGAATGTTCAAGGTCCTAACTGTTTAGGAAGTATAGACACTCACACACCTATGAACGCTTCATTTGCTCAAATGATGCCTAAACCAGGTAACATTGCATTTGTATCCCAGAGTGGAGCAATGACTGTAGCAATCCTTGATTGGAGTATATCCGAGGGAATTGGTTTCAGTAAAGTAGTAAGTTTAGGAAACAAAGTGGATATATCTGAAATAGATGTGATTGAGCAGTTAGCTGATGATGAAAACACTGATGTAATATTATGTTACCTTGAAGGTATCAGTGATGGGGAAAGATTCCTAGAAGTAATGAAAAGAGTAACAAAAATAAAACCTGTAGTAATTCTAAAATCTGGTTCAAGCTCAGCAGGAGCAAGAGCAGTATCCTCACACACAGGTGCACTAGCAGGAAATGATTCAACCTTCGATGCAGCATTTGAAAACTGTGGAGTAATGAGGGCACGTTCAATGCAAGACTTATTCGATTATGGATCAGCATTCTCAAACTCAGACCTACCAAAAGGTAAAAGAATAGCAGTAATCACAAATGCTGGTGGTGGGGGAGTACTCACCGCAGATAAAATTGAAGATATAGGCTTAGAATTAGCTGATTTATCTGATGAAACAATTGAGAAATTACAGGAAGTAATACCATCAGAGGGAAGTGTACAGAACCCAATAGATGTGTTAGGAGATGCAGCTCCTCAAAGATATGAAGATACATTAGACATAGTATTAGCTGAAGATGACATTGACAGTGTAATAATCATGGCATGTCCAACAGCATCATATAAACCACATGAAGTAGGAGAAGCAATAGTACAGGCTAAGAAAAAATCTGATAAACCAATAATGGTTGTAAACATGGGTGGACCATCATTTGTAGAAGAGAACAAAGTACTAAGAGACAATCATATATCTACATTTGTATTCCCAGAAACAGCAGTAAAAGCACTTGGTGCATTAGAAAGATATGAAACAATAAGATCCGAAGATCAAGAATCATGCATAGATAAAATCACCGATGTAGACAAAGACAAAGCAGCAAGAATAATAGCAGATGCAAAAGCAAAAGGAAGAGATGCATTACTAGGAAGTGAAGCATACCAAGTAGCAGATGCATATGGAATATCCGCAGCACCAATAGTACTAGCAACAACAAAAGAAGAAGCTGGAGAAGCTGCAGAACAAATGGGATTCCCAGTAGTACTAAAAATTGCATCCGATAAAATATTACACAAAACAGATATTGGTGGAGTAGTAGTAAACGTTACAACAAAAGAAGAAGCAGAACAGACATTTGAAAAAATAATGGCTAATGCTAAGAAAGCTCACCCTGACGTTGTACCTGATGGTGTAGAAGTACAGAAAATGATGCCGAACGGTCATGAAGTATTAATAGGAATGTTACGTGATGATCAATTTGGTCCAATCATAGGATTTGGTATGGGTGGAGTATACGTAAACCTAATCAATGATGTATGCTTCAAACTTGGTTCCGGTATCAGTGATGAAGTAATTGATGACCAAATAAACAGTACTAAAATAAGTAAATTACTCAAAGGATATCGTGGTGAAAAACCTAGTGATATAGATTCAGTTAAAGATACATTAAAACGTGTAACTAAATTAACATTAGACTTCCCAGAAATAAAAGAGTTAGATATTAACCCTGTATTTGTATATGAAGAAGGATCTAGTGCATTAGATATAA